A genomic region of Ensifer adhaerens contains the following coding sequences:
- a CDS encoding S41 family peptidase — MIRRASLVLVGALMGATAMGVVYSAVVPAVAANTSTYRELAIFGDVFERVRAQYVTPPQDDKLIENAINGMLSSLDPHSSYMNSADAEDMRTQTRGEFGGLGIEVTMEDDLVKVTSPIDDTPAARAGVLAGDFISKIDGADVRGLKLEDAVEKMRGAVGTPIKLTILRKGADKPIELTIVRDVIAVRAVKFRTEGDVGYLRVISFTEKTYDDLKKGIEKIKADVPADKLKGYVLDLRLNPGGLLDQAINVSDAFLERGEVVSTRGRNPDETRRFNATPGDLTDGKPVIVLINGGSASASEIVAGALQDLKRATVLGTRSFGKGSVQTIIPLGEAGALRLTTALYYTPSGKSIQGTGITPDIKVEQPLPPELLGKVEAQGESDLRGHIQGQSETDEGSGSVAYVPPEPKDDLQLNYALDLLRGKKSDPSFPASPEQAQLKK; from the coding sequence ATGATACGTAGGGCTTCACTTGTTCTGGTCGGGGCGCTGATGGGCGCGACCGCGATGGGCGTGGTTTATTCGGCTGTCGTTCCGGCCGTCGCTGCCAACACCTCGACCTATCGCGAACTGGCAATTTTTGGCGACGTATTCGAACGCGTACGCGCGCAATACGTGACGCCGCCGCAGGATGACAAGCTGATCGAGAATGCCATCAACGGCATGCTCTCGTCGCTTGATCCGCATTCGAGCTACATGAACTCGGCCGACGCCGAGGACATGCGTACCCAGACCCGCGGTGAATTCGGCGGTCTCGGCATCGAAGTTACGATGGAAGACGATCTCGTCAAGGTCACGAGCCCGATCGACGATACGCCTGCTGCGCGCGCTGGCGTGCTTGCCGGTGACTTCATTTCGAAGATCGACGGTGCGGACGTTCGCGGCCTGAAGCTTGAAGACGCCGTTGAAAAGATGCGTGGCGCTGTCGGCACTCCGATCAAGCTGACGATCCTGCGCAAGGGTGCGGACAAGCCGATCGAATTGACGATCGTTCGCGACGTCATTGCCGTTCGCGCCGTCAAGTTCCGCACCGAAGGCGACGTCGGCTACCTGCGCGTCATCTCCTTCACGGAGAAGACCTACGACGACCTGAAGAAGGGCATCGAGAAGATCAAAGCGGACGTGCCGGCCGACAAGCTCAAGGGCTATGTCCTCGACCTGCGCCTCAACCCGGGTGGCCTGCTTGACCAGGCGATCAACGTCTCCGACGCCTTCCTGGAGCGCGGCGAGGTCGTTTCGACCCGTGGCCGCAACCCGGACGAAACCCGCCGCTTCAACGCGACGCCGGGCGACCTGACCGACGGCAAGCCGGTAATCGTGCTCATCAACGGCGGTTCGGCCTCCGCTTCGGAAATCGTCGCGGGCGCCCTGCAGGACCTGAAGCGTGCGACCGTGCTCGGCACGCGCTCCTTCGGCAAGGGTTCGGTCCAGACGATCATCCCGCTCGGCGAAGCCGGTGCGCTGCGTCTGACGACCGCGCTCTACTACACGCCGTCGGGCAAATCGATCCAGGGCACGGGCATCACCCCGGACATCAAGGTCGAACAGCCGCTGCCGCCGGAACTGCTCGGCAAGGTCGAGGCTCAAGGCGAGTCCGATCTGCGTGGCCACATCCAGGGCCAGAGCGAGACCGACGAAGGTTCGGGCTCGGTCGCCTATGTGCCGCCGGAACCGAAGGACGACCTGCAGCTCAACTACGCGCTCGACCTCTTGCGCGGCAAGAAGTCGGATCCGTCCTTCCCGGCCAGTCCGGAACAGGCTCAGCTGAAGAAATAA
- a CDS encoding divergent polysaccharide deacetylase family protein: MGTDLNAPLGQNRRVKPAAKRNPGRLLGFSLLGLCIASVVGLSLWGSLAPDGLKRGQTETAMTESAKGDGEKPSKAANSQSGAGGTMKPGTAYSGADVEHTLTDDGSTVTTFSPRSRDGKGPALINVGPIRGQDPRMAAMPNDDLLEDSPAGRLPIIGPDGLRPMDQYARPWSGARGTRIALIVGGLGLSQTGTQKAIRDLPGEVTLGFATAGNSLQRWMQEARRSGHELLLQLPMEPFDYPANDPGPNALRIGLGEKKNLAELHRNLAEITNYTGVMNYLGGRFLSDADALEPVMRDLGKRGLLFLDDGTSAQSLSGKLADAFDVPHGFADLTLDTELSRGAILRKLDELERIARRNGTAIGVASAFDESVSAIASWIGEAQGRGIEIVGVSALVKDPQQN; encoded by the coding sequence TTGGGAACTGATCTCAATGCCCCCCTGGGCCAGAACCGGCGGGTAAAGCCAGCGGCGAAGCGCAATCCCGGACGTCTGCTCGGGTTCTCTCTTCTCGGCCTTTGTATAGCGTCAGTGGTCGGACTGTCATTGTGGGGCAGCCTTGCGCCGGACGGGCTGAAGCGCGGCCAGACCGAAACGGCGATGACCGAAAGCGCCAAGGGCGACGGCGAGAAACCGTCGAAGGCGGCAAACAGCCAGTCGGGCGCCGGCGGAACGATGAAGCCGGGAACCGCCTACTCCGGCGCCGACGTCGAGCACACGCTCACCGACGACGGCTCCACCGTTACGACGTTTTCGCCGCGCAGCCGTGACGGCAAGGGCCCTGCTCTTATCAATGTCGGTCCGATCCGCGGCCAGGATCCGCGTATGGCCGCCATGCCCAATGACGACCTCCTGGAGGACAGCCCAGCCGGGCGTCTACCGATTATCGGTCCGGACGGGCTGCGCCCGATGGATCAATATGCACGCCCCTGGTCCGGCGCACGTGGCACCCGCATCGCGCTCATCGTCGGCGGCCTTGGCCTCAGCCAGACCGGAACGCAGAAGGCAATCCGCGACCTGCCAGGCGAAGTGACGCTGGGATTTGCCACAGCCGGAAACAGCCTGCAGCGCTGGATGCAGGAGGCGCGCCGAAGCGGCCACGAGCTCCTGCTACAGCTGCCGATGGAGCCGTTCGACTACCCGGCCAACGATCCCGGTCCCAATGCCTTGCGCATCGGCCTCGGTGAAAAGAAAAACCTTGCGGAATTGCATCGCAACCTCGCCGAAATCACCAACTACACCGGCGTCATGAATTATCTCGGCGGTCGTTTCCTGTCGGATGCCGATGCGCTGGAGCCGGTCATGCGCGATCTCGGCAAGCGCGGCCTGCTGTTTCTGGACGACGGTACGTCGGCGCAATCGCTCTCGGGTAAGCTCGCCGATGCCTTCGATGTGCCGCATGGTTTTGCCGACCTGACGCTCGACACCGAACTCAGCCGCGGTGCGATCCTGCGCAAGCTCGATGAGCTGGAGCGCATAGCGCGGCGCAACGGCACCGCCATCGGCGTCGCCTCCGCTTTCGACGAAAGCGTCAGCGCGATCGCCTCCTGGATCGGCGAAGCACAGGGACGCGGCATCGAGATCGTCGGCGTGTCCGCGCTCGTCAAGGATCCGCAACAGAACTAG
- a CDS encoding RNA pyrophosphohydrolase, with protein sequence MSKDKKLKAEDLPYRPCVGVMVLNRAGLVWAGHRIAVGNSEYDGSPQQWQMPQGGIDKGEDPLKAAYRELYEETGMRSVSLLAEAPGWINYDLPTHLIGIGLKGKFRGQTQRWYAFRFEGDENEIAINPPPGGHEPEFDAWDWKPMRDLPEMIVPFKRKVYEEVVTAFAHLAP encoded by the coding sequence ATGAGCAAGGACAAGAAACTGAAGGCGGAAGACCTGCCTTACCGCCCCTGCGTCGGCGTCATGGTGCTGAACCGCGCCGGCCTCGTCTGGGCCGGCCACCGGATCGCCGTCGGCAATTCCGAATATGACGGTTCGCCGCAGCAGTGGCAGATGCCGCAGGGTGGCATCGACAAGGGTGAAGACCCGCTGAAGGCGGCCTATCGCGAACTTTACGAGGAGACTGGAATGCGCTCGGTCTCGCTGCTGGCGGAAGCGCCGGGCTGGATCAATTACGACCTGCCGACGCATCTGATCGGCATTGGCCTCAAGGGCAAGTTTCGCGGCCAGACGCAGCGCTGGTATGCCTTCCGCTTCGAGGGCGACGAGAACGAAATCGCCATCAACCCGCCACCCGGCGGCCACGAACCGGAGTTCGACGCCTGGGACTGGAAGCCGATGCGTGACCTGCCGGAGATGATCGTGCCGTTCAAGCGCAAGGTCTACGAGGAAGTCGTCACGGCCTTCGCGCATCTCGCGCCGTAA
- the bfr gene encoding bacterioferritin, with translation MKGDKKVIEQLNEALYLELGAVNQYWLHYRLLEDWGYTLLAKKERAESIEEMQHADKLVARIIFLEGHPNLQTVAPLRIGQNVKEVLKADLAGEYDARTAYKKSRDICHAAGDYVSMKLFEELLADEEGHIDFLETQLELLDKIGEEKYGQLNAAPANEAEAD, from the coding sequence TTGAAAGGCGACAAAAAGGTCATCGAGCAGCTTAACGAAGCGCTCTATCTCGAACTCGGTGCCGTTAACCAGTACTGGTTGCATTACCGCCTCCTCGAAGACTGGGGTTACACGCTTCTCGCCAAGAAGGAGCGCGCGGAATCCATCGAGGAGATGCAGCATGCCGACAAGCTCGTCGCGCGCATCATCTTCCTTGAAGGCCACCCCAACCTGCAGACGGTTGCACCGCTGCGCATCGGCCAGAACGTCAAGGAAGTGCTGAAGGCCGACCTTGCCGGCGAATACGACGCTCGCACCGCCTACAAGAAATCGCGCGACATCTGTCACGCCGCCGGAGACTATGTCTCCATGAAGCTCTTCGAAGAGCTGCTCGCCGACGAAGAAGGCCATATCGACTTCCTCGAAACCCAGCTCGAGTTGCTCGACAAGATCGGTGAAGAGAAATACGGCCAGCTCAACGCTGCCCCGGCCAACGAGGCCGAAGCCGACTAA
- a CDS encoding (2Fe-2S)-binding protein gives MLVCSCNFITEKEIEDTIIGLLNDDCWQLIVPAKVYHAMEKRGRCCGCFPNVVDIIIRTTEQYHAHRDSTDAEIFDFMTRLRQFHEDNRRADLERRQKGHRAA, from the coding sequence ATGCTGGTTTGCAGCTGCAATTTCATCACGGAAAAAGAGATCGAGGACACGATCATCGGTCTCCTCAACGACGACTGTTGGCAGCTGATCGTGCCGGCGAAAGTCTATCACGCGATGGAAAAGCGCGGTCGCTGCTGCGGCTGCTTCCCCAATGTCGTCGACATCATCATTCGCACCACCGAGCAATATCACGCGCACCGCGACTCGACGGACGCTGAGATATTTGATTTCATGACCCGCCTTAGACAATTCCACGAAGACAACCGGAGGGCGGATCTTGAAAGGCGACAAAAAGGTCATCGAGCAGCTTAA